CAGCGGTAGAAGTGTCTGAATTAGAAGATACTCCGGTCGTTACTGTTGAGTTGAGGGAGAAAGAACAGACACACAGCTTTAGAACTGTTCAGCTTAGAGGTATTCTGAACATGGCCATATATTTCAACTGCATTCATTACATAGGTCATTAGTGACTTTGGTTTGCAGCTGTGCAGTCGTGTGTATCTGTATGGGATCACAGTAATAAGGcttaaagaaaatacacatgCCCAGCTGTAGAACCCTGGAGTGGCCTGGGTAGCCTTACTCTAAAAGCCACATTGCTAGTCACCCATCTCTGTGAAATAAAAGTGAGACTGAAAGGTGTGATATAATTAAACACTTCTTTAAAATTGCCAAATCAATTATAGAAGAAATCCAAAGGCCAATAAAAGGTTTAAAATGCTCTCTTTAATAGCAGGTATTTTCCCATAGCTCTACATTACAGCTAGTGGAAAAATGAAGAGGGGAAGTAGTGAAAATTAtatctttcctttcattttcattctcaCTCAACATTTTGGTAAAAGCACAtattaaaattctgaaatttgaaaaatatagCCACATTTATAATTTAATAGTAGTAGCATTATAACTACCCAGGGTGAAACTGCAGGCCTTTTGCAAACCTTAAAACCCCCTGAGATGACAAACCAATGCTGAACATAATGAAGGTTATTCTGAAATATGATAGTGCATAAATTTAAAGTGGAAAAGCCATTCTGGGTTAATGCCATGTGGAAATCCCATATTTTGGAATATGAGTAAGTTTCTTCTAGTTCAATCCAATCTCTTTTAATTTTGGGTGGAAGTTAATGCAAACCAGAAAGGAACTGACTGTAAGAGTGTTCTGAAATACCTCTTTCTCACCTAAAATTTACATCTTACCTCAGAAGATGAACCTGAGTAGGCAAGGCTAAAGCCACTCGACCTGGTGTGGTAGAGGGTGTAAAACCAAATTTATACGTACTGCATGTCCATCTGAAGACCTCTGTATGCTGTCACTGTTGCAGTAGAACTGGATATGTAATGTGTTAAATGTGTAAGTGATGCCTACCGTAGAATCATAGAAGAGTTTATGCTTATTGATTCTGTCTCTAAACCAATTTATAGAGGGTTTGCAGAGCCTTGCAGCTCTTTCATTGATGACAGTAAAACTTCTAAAGGTACGAACTTAAAATACCAGAATTTAGAGTTTTAGCATAGCTCCTAATACCACTGCTGTTCAATAAACTCTTACCTGCTGAGGTGGGCAGTACTGCAGTGGGTGTTACTGGCTGGCAAGGTACAGGTATAATGGCTTGGACAGTTAAATTCAGAGTGAAGTTCCCTTGCAGAGTATAGGTGTGAGATGTAGTGGAACTGCTGGCTACAAATAAGCCACTTCCATCTCCGAAGTTCCACTTGTAGGAGATGGCAGAGTTATTAAGATAGTAGGTGGGATCATGGATCTTCACATCAAATGTGATTGGTGAGTCTTTGATAAAAATGGAGTCTGAGATGTTGCGGTCATGTTTTTGGAACATACTCACAAATATTGGAATTTtgtctggaggggaaaaaaaagaagtaaataaataaagcatacaTACCTGGCTGCAAACAACAAACAGCTCCAAAGTCCCTGAACAGCAACAGTCAGAATGCAAGACATTAACACGGGTTTCTACTTTAACTCGATTTACTGATCTGAGGAGTGAATGTCAGTAGGAAACAGTTACCCAGAAAAGTATGGGAAGAAATGAGGAATCACAGGCATCTGTGGAAGATTGTGTTTCCTCTCGTAAATCATTTTTCATTACAAAGTAGAGGCATCACAACTGAGCTAGATACAAAGGTAAATTACACTACTCAAGGCAATTTACCAGAGATTCCACATTCATATTAAAAACCTTTCTCATGCCAATGTCGTCTTTTTGTGCCAGATGATGCTTGTGCTGAATTCTTCTAACACCTAAACAACAAATACCCCTAGTATTTTATTACAATTTATTCCAGCATGCTTACCTGTTACAACATAAATGGCACTTGCTGTTGCAATTGGAACATATGCTGAGTGCCCTCTCCTGTAAATGGATACCGCCATCACATGTTTGCCAAGAGTGATATTTGCTGTGTtgactgaaaacatcactgaagATCGTCCAGTTGTTTGGTAGTACTGACCTGAAACAGAACATGAACTTATAATATGTTTACCCCTTCAGCCTAGCTATGAGTTGTTTTAAGAGAAGCAATACCTCTGTGAATCTTGGATTGTCTAAATCAAAATGAATAGTTTGGAATTGTCTTTCAGTTATCTGGCAGGTGTTTTTGGAGGACTGAATACATTTACAATGTATTTACTCCtgttatttctgtggttttttgaaGGTGTCAGAAAGGTGTCCCAAATTTTGCTAACCTAAGAGGAATTTGCCAAGGCATCTACATCTTTCCAAAGCAATTACATTAAGTCATTAGGATTATGTAGTGGATGGTGTTACCTCTTAGGCATTTTAAGTGATCTTGTGTTTGTATGCTTTCAGTGTAGCAAGAAGGTATAATACCTCTTGCTTCATACCCTAGAGCCCTTTGTATAcatttggttgtttgtttttgtaacagCTGATTGAGGTAGGTAAATAGTATCACCTCTACACAAAATTTGGGACATTACTATTATTACTCATGCTGATATTGATGGTAATACTGATTTAGCCAAGCTAACTTAGGATACTAAGATTTAGTACATAGCCAATGTCAGGAATAGCCCAACCGATACTGAAAATCAGCATCTGTGACCAGATCAGTACCACACAGTCAGTGGCAGTTTTCACCTCCCCAGAGGCAAGGAGTGCTGCACCGTTAAACTGATCAGAAGATATACAGCACTATGGTCTCTCTTAAATTTAAGAATCTGAAGTGGCAATGAGCAGTCAACAAAACATCTGACTGACTGCTTGGACCCCCTGTTTTCCTAGGAAAGGATCTTGAGTATTACTGAAAGGAAATTAATCTTCTTCAGTGGTAGTACTGTGAATGCAGAAGAAAGAGAATCTCCTGGTAATCCGTGATTTCCAGAGCGAGCAGCTAATAGCCTCTCTGGAAAGCAGGGAATGAATTTGGGATCTCCACTCAAGAGCATGGAAtcctttttaaagaacttttaaTAAAACATACTCGACAAATGAGTTAGTGTACAGAGTGAATATAAGCTTTGTAGCATTAGCCAAACCCAGGGATATGTTGCCGTACTAACCAAACGTGTGAAACACATAGACAAAGTTCCTTCTTCTCCAGCCAGGATAATGAGGGAAAGGTCTCCCATCTGGGAATATATTATGGCTGTGGTTGCTTGTGCAGTTTTCCCAGCCACAGTTGTCGATCCATTCAGTCCAGTTGTAGACATAGTCTTGCTGATCCTGGGAAGCTGGAGGATCTAAGTGTAGAAATAGGACATGTTCCCGGTCAACTGAGAAATGTGCAGAAAGTCAGGAAACAGCAGGCAGGCACCCCAGGTTATAGCAGTTATTGCACTTAAACAACAGCTTAAGTGGGGTATTTTTAGACTGACATTTGGTTTTCTAAGATTGTGCTTTGTCTGGTTTTTAACGTAAACACCAGATTGTTCTGGCTTGGCATTGTTTTATttagaagcttaaaaaaattttaCTGTCTCATGGGCCAGACATGATTTTAAATTGCTTGCTGAAAACTTGCTATTGACTACACAGGATGCTACTCTTTCAATGGAGTTAGTGGGGCTACCTGAACATTTGGCAAGCAGAATCTAAAATTTTAAGTAGAAATAGCAGCCATGGAAGTACTTGAGGAAGTGACTTAGTTTGTTTTGTCAGAAAAGTTTTCTATGGCACCTTTAAATAACTTAGACATGAATTTCAGTTCCTTTCTAAATAATAAAAGGACAGCTTCCTTCCCCAAACAGCACAACAGATATTAAGTAGAGAATGGATATCAGCAGTTAACAAAACATTAGACAGTCAAAAAGTAGAACTCAGGCTGACAAAAAAATTGCTGATATGTCTTGAAATGAAATTGCTTTGATCAGTAAAAAACCTTGTCAAACATTTATGaattcagaggaagaaatgtaCAACAGCCTGTTTCACTCTAGATCTGGTAGCCTCAAACATTGGAATGATGATAGTTTTTTTGCTCCATGTAACtgtaaataagattaaaaaaggTGATTGATCAAAAGATTGcttgattttaaaatgatttattttcttgtttgtttttaattcttaaaatgtgGGAATGTGAGATTTACTCTTTCTTCAGGGTTTTTCAAGATGCAGATGATGGTTAGTGAGTTCTACAATtcctaattgaaaaaaaaaatctcaattttatAAGTTGACAGCTTTAtaaatttggaagaaaacagtGTAACTGTGCAACCTTGTGACTGAGCTGAAAAGCAGTAACAGTTTTGTTAGGAAGTGAAATTAACATCACTGTTTTGGGAAGGCAATTTTATAGTGAAGGCAAATCTTAAATTACCTGGTCATTATATATAGTGGGTGCAGAACAGTGAAAATACCACAGTGATCTGAGGAGAGAAACTGGTGTGGCACAGGTTAGACATGCGTGTAGTTATCAGTTAAAAGCAACATGGCTGTTGTTCATAGAGTGCACCTCTGATGTTTTCAAAGATTCATGACACGTTCACACCAGCACCATAGTCAGATGTGTGTATAGCGCAGGGAGACTGCCTTTACCTACCCTGGGTACAGTTTCTCTCGTATATTATGTTGCCATCATTATCTTCTTTTTGGCACTTGGGAAACTGGAGAGTCACAACGAAGGTCACGTTGGATCCTACCAGTGCTGGGCTATCAGTGTCCAATTTGGCTGTCACCCTTCCACCTGTATAAAAGAAAATTGGTCTTCAGTGCAATAAAGGATGCATCAGAGCAGCAGCTACCTTCAGCTGTGCACTATTTACATTAGAAATGCTTTATTGATTCCTCTGTTTCCAAGGGGTTTTGTGCTCCTAAGTCACTTGCACTCTTATCAAAACCTCAACTTAGAACAATCAGAGGGACTCATCATATCCCCCCACATCACTTACTGGTCTGTCATTCATTTCCTTCTTAGAGCTAAGAATATGTTTTTTTACCCATGGGGGTCAATATATTCCAAAggagaatatttttgtttctccccAGGGATGCAGCCTTTAGACCTCAGCTCAGATGGGGTGATGATAAACAGGGTCTTCACTGAAGTTGGCAAACTGAAGCCCACAGTGCCCTACTGAGGTAGCAGTTGAAGCTACCTGTCCTCCAGGACATGTTTCAAATAATGGATTGTCCTAGAGCCCTGGTCATCAATATGTCTTGATAAGTATTAATGTCTGAGACTATGAGTCATGGGAAAGCATTCACCATAACAACTCACTGTTCTGCTTCCTCAGACAATGTACTGGGAATGGtaccaaagccaatcatctctaATTTGCTATTCCTTGCAGCAGTGGTGGATATTGCATCTGTGAAAAAGCACTATAACACCTGCACTCTTCAATGAGGTGGGTTTTCTGGCCAATTTTCTCAGTGTCTTTGAAATGCCTATGTGCAATCACCTTTCCAGCAGTCCTTCCATctgggatctccttcttcccagaAAGGATAAAGCTTTTCGTTCCATTTATTTTGATCACTAGACCAGCCTTGTAGCTTCTTGTAGGATGTGACAGAAGTTCTTCCATGGCTCAGCACATCTTGAAACcctagagagaaaaacaaacatgtaaCGTAATAGCATTTTTCCCAGCACCCTATAAAGACATTGCTCTTGTGCTGAACAGCCTTCTTATTACAGCTATATTCTTGTACTGATTAGAAATCTCTTCACCAGTAGAAAGTTACAGAATTTTATCACAGCTATAAACACATCAACTATAACGAACATAAAGACAATTCCACTACTGACAGACTGACGTTTTTCTACTTGCACTATTGCAAGCTTtgcagagaaagaataaaaaggtttACAACATTTTGACAATATCAGAGCAGTTGTTTGTGTGAATGGACATAACCCTGCAACAATCAGGCTAGTTGTACACAGGTTGCTTGATTGCTGACTGCTTTGTGCTTGCCTGGTAATAAATCTATGAGTAAAAGGCTAACAGGATAAGTTCACTCTGTGTCTGAGTTGTGCTCTAATGGAAGTTATGCCAGGAATTAATTTTGACCCAGTGAAGCTTCTTTGGTGAGTTGGCTGGTGGTTTGGGTGGGAGGGGTGGAACCAATTGTAACAGAAGCTGGTATttccagaaaaggaaatttagaGCTGAATAGTAAATTCAATGTGTTTATAATATAACAACAAAAACGTATTAGCTTCATGCCTATTACTTTAAAATGGCTCAGATATTAAGTAACTTTAATAAGCTCTTTCTTCTCATATTACTACAAATGATGGGCTCAAACTTTTCCCAGGCCTTCTAGGATCCCACTTTCTGTCATGAAGTACATATAatgaaaagcaaagtaaatatcCAAGTAACCTGTAGGAACATGTCAACCACTGTAAGATGccataaaaatatgtttgtaagTAGGCTCATAGGCAGAGTTCCATTAAAGCCTGGGGGCTTTAAATAACTCTGTCATGTTAATCAGCTAACTGCTAGGCATGCCATTCTGTCACAACATCAAGGGAGTTAGGATTTCTGCTGTTCATGGCTTTATTTTAAAGGTAGCTGATGTTGGATGCTTCTGAGATTTATACCCAAGTGCAACGAAGAGTTGGATGACTTCAAGGAAAATGCGGAGACCTGTAAGAAGGGCAAGAATGGCCCTGTGTGCTGTAAAGTAACTGGCTGTGTTGGAATATCTCCCAGTTTTGGAAAAGGCACAGAACAGGTGTAGCCAGTTTAAGCATGGTCTTTATGGGCATGTGACTCCTAATTTTACTGCAAGGGAGAACCAGAGAAACAGCACTGAAGAAGAGGCAGGAGCTGCTTTCTCTTGGTGTTTTATTGCCCAGTGAGATTTCTGCTGGGCAGGAAGGACATCCCTTGGCCAGTCCCATCCTAATGGTCACTCTGAACTGATGCTGGTAGCTGTCTCCCCAGTCTCGAGTACTGAAAGGTTCAAGTAAAACAGATTTTGCCCTCAGAGACATATTCTCTCATGGTCTTTTGCTCCTACAGGAACTCCCCACAGTCTCACTTAAATCACTTGAATCAAGTCTTCCCTGCAGATTTAATGTATTTTGATCTGAGCAAAGCATAACATAACATCATGACTGGTATTTACTTAATGGCCTGTATCACATGCTGTATTGTTTTCAGTCTTGGTCAGAAGAAGAGTTGGGTAATGTCCTTCAGAaacttttctcaggaaaaaacagATTAGCAAAGTATAAAAGTATTTCACAAAGGCTTATCAAGTTCAATTACATTTTAGGTCATTAAATTCATGCGTCATCTTATTTGAAAGTAAGTGGCTAGGgatttttcctaatttctttttcccattctctttgattttatctaaaaattatttaatgaataaaaatgtttggATTTTGTTAGATCAGAACATTTCAAtcattgtttttttcccaaatgctcaATTCATCAAAAAGAGCTGGAAcacttttaattttataaatgtttttaattttgaattttcattaACAATCCTTGAATTCAGAAGTCATTTTCTTGTCCAGCTTTGTTAATAATTGTGATCACTCCTTCTAAATCACAAGCTCCTTAGGCATTTCTGTGCCTCCCTGATGTGCTTTGTTTATTTCAATCTAATATAAAACATTTCACAAGCTTCAGGACAagacaaaagacattttttcagaTGAGCAAAGACTTCAGCACTAGTTTCTCTAACACACGGAACTGAAGATTTTCAGCTGCTGAATTTAAAGGAACAAAAAGCtttaatgtatttctttaacAATGAAAAACACTCAAGAACAGATGTTGGTCATAACCAAAATTAGAGCAATTCAGTTCAAAATAGAGTAATATTACACTCCAAGGAGCGGATTACTGTAATAGTTTTGGTGAGGTGATCATAGGAGAAAAGATCTTATACTCTGATTGACTTTCTTCTTctcattctgtttttcattttggtgAAAAATGTAGCAAAGACAAGAAGCTCAGTGTTTCCCGTGATAGTGTGTTAGCCATGAGAGAATGAAAGCCAATGTTagaataacagcaataaaaagatgACCTAGCTAAAGAGGATGAAAATGTATTAGAAGTAAAAAGGCTGATGTTATGGCGAAGCtaagaagacagaaaataatgtAGTCTTTCTAAAGGTACATATAGAAACATAATAAAGCAGGGCAAAAAAGAATTTGAGGAACAACTTGCAAAAACATAAAACCTactaattaatctttttttcaaatacaaaagtaGTGGATAGCTTGCCAGAAAGTCTGTAGGGCCAAAAGATTATGTAGATACAAAAGAAGCATTCAGGGAAGGTAAATGGATAGCACGAAAGTCAAATATGTTAGTTTACATTTTCATTCACAAAGGAGGAGCATAAGAGGTTTCTGTGCTAgaatttttctttacagtgatGGAGAATCTCTCTCAAAATGAAGTGTtggcacaaaaaaaataattatagaacAAATCAACAAAATGAAGTTGTCTAGATAGGATGGCTCAAAAATTATGGAAGTTATTCAAGAATGAAATAAATGAGCTATTAACCATAGCATGTAACATCTTGCTTAAAACTGCTTCAGTGGCCGAGAAAGGAAAGTTGGCAAATGCCATGACACTCTTTAAAAACACTTCCAGGGAAGATTTAGAGGATTACAAAAAGTTTGAGGCTCAAATTGGAGAAGCTGGTAGAAACAGCAGTGAAGAACAGAATTAGCAGATACAGTGGATTAATATGATATGCCGTAAAAGGAGCACATTCCTCACAAATATATTCAAGTTTCGCTGAGGGAGCCAGAGAGCATGGGAACAAGGCTGACCTGCTTGTTATAGTCTGCTTGAGTTCCAGACAGCATTTGATGAGGTCTCTCGCTAAAGGCACTTAAAGGAACTAAGTTACTGTGGGATAAGAATGAGGGATTTCACGTGAATAAATAATTGGTTAGGATATATGAACCAAAAGTTATGCATAAGTAGCCAGTTTTCTCAAttgttgaaataatttaaaatgttcataATCTGGAAAACAGGTAAACAGTAAAGTTCTTTAATCTGCTGAAGACAGTGTCTTAAAGTAGTAGAGGGGAGGACTGTGTGAGACTCAATGACTCAAGAATAAAACTATATGAAATTCAGCATAGGTAAATGTAACTTTACTTATAGAACGACAGACTCTAAACTAGCTATTGCCACTCAGAAATGAGATCTCGTAGCTTTACAGTTTTGAATACAGTGCTTACTGGTAGTTGAAAAACTAGGGAAAGGCTAGATGGAGAATGAAGATGAAAATGTCATTACAGCATTGTATAATTCCATGCGTGTTCATGTGTTGAATACTGTATGCTGCCCTGTTCTCTACAGGTCAAGCAGGGTataagagaactgaaaaaaatacagaaaaaggtgGCGAGGATGCTACAAAGGGAGAGAATTGTTTCCTTATGAGGCACAGCTAAATAGACTGGGtcttgagcctggagaagaggtgaCAGAGGAGAATATAAAAACAGAATCACGAACAGCATGGAGGAAGAAGCAATTTGTCACTATTTCTGAAAGTACAAAAGTTAAGGAGGATCAAATGAAACCAGCAGGTTACAGGTTCTAAGCGCATAAAAGGTATTTCTTCATGTAAGGCACAGTTAAGGTGTGAAATTTCTTGCTGGCAGGATCTTGTGTGTGCCAAAAATATACATGGCTTGCAATCAAAACCCAAGTGCATGAACGGATGGAAGAAAAGTCCAGTAAAAACTGTTAAATACAATGACTCTGCATCTGACAGAGGCAGTTCTGGTGCTATAAATCATCAGAGGCTGGgaaagtgtcctgaggaaatacCAGTATACACTTGCCCGGTTATACATCCATTACTGTTTCCCATTGGAGACAGGTACAAGGCTAAATGGATGCTCAGCTGGACCCCAGCTTTTAAGGTCTTCGGTTTCCTTACTGTAGATTCTGGAATTTGAGCCTAAAATCTCATTTCTGTGTTCCCAGCTCTGAGCTCAGGGAGTCAACCTAAGACTTGAGTCAAGCTGGGGGCCTGGAAAgaagcagaggaccagcccactGCCTGCCCATCGTGGTTTGAGGATCTAATTCCTTGATCAGTCTCCCTGAGGTTGGGGATCCACAGGTCTGGGTCTCCCGGTAGGAAGCACTGCCTCTGACCTGGCCTCTCCCAGCCACAGCTGAGCTGGGCACCCTGGGAGAAGTCCATTCTGCATCTGCCTTTCTAGCCACGCTTGAGCTGGGGAAATATTGTTAGGAATTTCTTGAAATGAGCCAAGGCTTAGCTCCGGTCAGCTCTGTGTATCTGTGGAGTGCAGGAAATAGATAACTGAACAGCTCTCAGTGTATTTCTCCAGCTCAGGTGACATTTCTACCCAGAGCCAGGCAATTCTGAGGTGGAGCTAGCTGTCTCGCACCAGCAACTGCTGCACATGCAAGGAGCAGCTGTTTTTACGGCACTGGCTTGGGCTGTCAAACCCgcaggggcagggagagaggacgGGGTGAAGGAAACACTCACGTGTGGCGGCAGCACACAGCACCGCTTCGGTCAGGAGCAGGAATCCGAGGTGGCGGTGAACACCGCTCATGGTGCCGGAGACCCTGCGTCGGCTCAGTGTGCGCAGAGGAGCAGAGAGTGCCCAGTGCCTGCACACGGGAACTCCTCCGGTCCCCACTGAGAAGTGAGAATGAAGTTTCTCCGCTGCTCTGCTCTCCGATTAAATGAAGGGCCCCAGGACTCATCATGTGATGGAATTAAGCAGAGATGCATGATTTTGTCTTCAGCTTCTTTCAGCTCATGTGCTTATGACTCACTCCCTTTGCTTTCAGCATTCCCTGGGATTTCTGAGACCTGTTTAGAGCCACACCATTTACCTCGCAGGCATTTTTATACTAGTTTTGCACTATGATCAATTTTTgtacttaatttgtttttaaaataggaaCGTCTATTTCTAGAAGTCCAAATTAACTCTTGCCCCAGCCTGATTTGCAAGTGCTACTGCAACAGCTCACTGCGTTTGGTGGACCCATCACTACTTAACCATGTGTCTCTCCCTACATGCTGGACAACAACTGTAAACTAAATGGAGACTGGCCAGTTCTAACACATCCCTGGACTTGGATCCTGATCAGAGTTGATTGTTAAGGAAAACGTTATTTAAACATTAGTGGACACATGTGTGTACCATCCGACCACAGTTGCACAATACAATGTGCCCATGGTTAGAGGTGTGATCATAGACCATAGGTAGTGATGGCCAGTCGATATCTAGCTCACAAGTTGCCATGACCTATACACAGACAAGTACTTCATTGTATATACTTCATGGTGTGTAGAGATAAAGCAAAAATAGACTTTGCTGCCCACCCTAACAATGAGGTATAACCAATGGCTCAGGAGGAGTAGGGTAATACAGGCAGAGGGGCAAACACTGCACTTAGTGGTTCAAATTCAAGTTCAACATGCTTCACCAGCCCAGGTGTTCTtctgcaggcagtgcagcaaCTGAATTTCTTTGCAACCCTGGCAGCCTCATGAAGTTTCTTACTTTTGTTTGCAGCAAAGGACAAACTTTGGTGAGATGGTGTGGCATAGACGCAAGTATGGTCCTCAAGACAGGAGTTCAGTAGTGGTTTCAGTGATCCCAAAGTATAGCACTGGCAAGTGAGACACTGGCTAGCCAGGAACCAGCAAGTTGGGCAACACTAAACCATTATTATTTTGGGCAGGACATGTGAAAGTCTGTAAGTCCAAGGCACTGTCAACAGAAGGAAGAGATTGGCCAACAGAAGGAGATTTTAGAACTGTGACTACttactcttttttattttttgatttgttcttagtttcttccatttttctagCATTTTCTGTTAGCTGTGTAAGTAATTGTCACTACTGGGAGCACCCCAGCCAGCATTTCTCTCAGTAACGCAGGCTCTGATGTCCAGTCCTGTGCATCTTGTATATGCAGACTCGGTGTTTCAGCACCCTCCTGGCTGGGTCCAACCCTCCCTCCTACTGCCGGCCAAGGAGAAGGGTGAAGGCAATAGCCTCAGGGATACAAGGCTTGTTTAAACTAAGCCCTCATCTGGCAGAAAGGAGAGGGAGCATATATCAAAGTCAAAGCTGTGACTGACTATGCAAAAAACTCATATGACTGCAGCGTCCTCATGTGATTGTTGCTTTTTCGTTGTTATTAAATCAACTACATTCCCAGTTGAAATGTCAGGTTTCGAAGCCATTCACAATTATTGTTAAACCGTGTGGGACATTAATTTTAATTGCACTCCTTTGTTTCCAGGTTGTTGATCCTAGAAGTGAAAAATGACCTTCAAACACTGTGTTTCAGCACTGGGGGCCTGATCCAAAGTCTGCTGGGGAGAAAGGAGGTTTGAATGCTCGTTCCCAACAGGGTTTTGAGAACCTCCAGAGGAAAACTACTGACAACAAATGCctgttaattaaaaacaaaaatttatcAGCCTAAAAACAATAAAGTTGGTTAGGATGTAGTTTTTTGCCATGTTATTTGATACATGAAATTGTTACATAAATACTGAGTGATACTCTCAATAAGGGCCAGCTGGTGGAAATTATTAAACAAGTTGTAAATAGACTTCAGGGGCACTGACGATCAGGCCTGTGGTTAGAGGAATCCAAACCCACCAGGGCTGGGATAATGACTAAAAGGTGGCCGTACTGTGATGCTCTGGTCCTTCGCGTTCTCCTTCCTCAGCTCTTGGGCCTTAGACTACTCATTCCTGGAGGGCTGACACAGAAAATGTTTAGTTCCGCTTGTGCTGTGGCTGCAGCTGACAGTGTTagcaagaaaaaaggagaggataAAGCTGtataagaagggaagaaagagctAGGAGGAACAGAGATGTAAAAGGAgtggagaagaataaaaaagccaaggaaaagtATGAGAAGTGAAGACTGAAGGGACCACCTGAAAACTGAGCTGACTTCTCCAAGTGTCCCAGCTGTAGCTGACTCTGTCTGAAGATGAGTCCATCTGAAACACTGAAGAGTTGCTTGAAACTGGTTCATCATCACCAGACCTTAAATTAACTTCATAGTTTTTACATTATTATTCTTGGTCTCTGAGAAACAGCTTTGCAGTTAAAACAAGTGAACCGAATTGTGCagctgtaaaagagaaaagattttaaatatatCCTAAATATTCTCCTAGCAAAGAAACACACATTCAGAGAGATTTAGGCTTAATCTGACAAAGAAGTGGGTGGGTAGGAAGTGCTTGGTACTTCACAGCTTTAGCGCCTGGGTTATTAAAACTCACTGAGGAGATATACATCTCTGCTACCTGCAGGCCTGTCAGATGACAGGGTGTGAGCACATCATGTGTACCTGCAT
This region of Harpia harpyja isolate bHarHar1 chromosome 1, bHarHar1 primary haplotype, whole genome shotgun sequence genomic DNA includes:
- the GPNMB gene encoding transmembrane glycoprotein NMB; translated protein: MSGVHRHLGFLLLTEAVLCAAATRFQDVLSHGRTSVTSYKKLQGWSSDQNKWNEKLYPFWEEGDPRWKDCWKGGRVTAKLDTDSPALVGSNVTFVVTLQFPKCQKEDNDGNIIYERNCTQDPPASQDQQDYVYNWTEWIDNCGWENCTSNHSHNIFPDGRPFPHYPGWRRRNFVYVFHTFGQYYQTTGRSSVMFSVNTANITLGKHVMAVSIYRRGHSAYVPIATASAIYVVTDKIPIFVSMFQKHDRNISDSIFIKDSPITFDVKIHDPTYYLNNSAISYKWNFGDGSGLFVASSSTTSHTYTLQGNFTLNLTVQAIIPVPCQPVTPTAVLPTSAVTTGVSSNSDTSTAVESMEDNPDGGCHIYRNGYYRTGISIVEGILEVNIIQMMSIQMTESQAENSLVDFVVTCQGSLPTDVCTVVSDPTCQVSKSVACDPIIVTDECLLTIRRAFEEPGTYCINITLGDDTSQALASALISVNGGSSSGTTEGVFIFLGLLAVFAAIGAFVLYKRYKQYKPIERSAGQAENQEGLTAYFSNFKAIFFPNSTERNPLLKSKPGIV